A DNA window from Rhipicephalus sanguineus isolate Rsan-2018 chromosome 8, BIME_Rsan_1.4, whole genome shotgun sequence contains the following coding sequences:
- the LOC119401856 gene encoding uncharacterized protein LOC119401856, which yields MNHSSTCKLQPLLPLAGGFFNWVEFANEPCISRNGFSGVCLTSSECNLHGGATNGRCAQGYGVCCQVSRSCGEVITRNNSYFVDPSSVGGSLTPGPNGLLCSVTVYKVDPTVCQLRLNMERFDIIGPDVSHVSGVCSHDAFHVSGQDENSVVPLICGVNNGQHVYVSVSQPSGPVRLSIFLAPNATHRNWKIRVIQLPCGSQRLAPSGCLQYHEDPTGVVSSFNYGSDSPSAGSGIGRIERGYPNFSRYSICFRLAAGTCSLRLAKDGPFGVYADPAPGNVLDPGRSVTNRCEEFRFRSPLQADFLMLGVQPFCGDDFPDSLEMEDTGAMIITFVANGTHRPEYAGFRLRYQMVPCVRRRHNLDTDSATRMPVQALFFQAPTTSLPHVSAYSASDGLASTPSGDVQQEFPSIPEPEVYTESGYFPEPDGHIPSGQVVLYHKGVYKDLVMKIVRNLVSVGRK from the exons ATGAATCATAGCTCCACGTGCAAGTTGCAGCCCCTGCTACCACTCGCAGGGGGTTTCTTCAACTGGGTTGAGTTCGCCAACGAGCCTTGCATATCAAGAAACGGCTTCAGCGGTGTGTGCCTGACGAGTTCCGAGTGCAACTTACACGGTGGTGCCACGAACGGACGCTGTGCCCAAGGCTACGGCGTTTGCTGCCAAG TGTCACGGTCTTGCGGTGAGGTCATAACGCGAAACAACAGCTACTTCGTGGATCCAAGCTCCGTGGGCGGTTCGCTGACTCCGGGTCCAAACGGCCTTCTCTGCTCTGTCACGGTCTACAAG GTGGACCCGACAGTGTGTCAGCTCAGATTAAACATGGAGCGCTTCGACATCATTGGTCCTGATGTGTCCCACGTGTCTGGAGTGTGCAGCCACGATGCCTTCCACGTCAGCGGTCAGGATGAAAACAGCGTGGTCCCCTTAATATGTGGAGTAAACAACGGACAACACG TCTACGTCAGCGTGAGTCAACCCAGTGGTCCCGTCAGACTCTCCATTTTTCTGGCTCCCAATGCGACGCACCGGAACTGGAAGATTAGAGTTATCCAGCTGCCGTGCGGTAGCCAGAGATTAG CCCCCTCCGGTTGTCTGCAGTACCATGAAGATCCCACGGGTGTCGTGTCGAGCTTCAACTACGGAAGTGACAGCCCTTCGGCCGGAAGTGGAATAGGGCGCATCGAGAGGGGCTACCCCAACTTCAGCCGCTACTCAATTTGCTTCCGATTGGCTGCTGGCACATGCTCACTCCGCTTAGCCAAAGATGGTCCGTTCGGTGTGTACGCCGATCCTGCTCCAGGGAATGTCCTGGACCCGGGAAGGTCAGTGACCAATCGCTGCGAAGAGTTTCGCTTCCGGTCACCGCTGCAGGCAGACTTCCTGATGCTCGGCGTCCAGCCCTTCTGTGGAGACGACTTCCCAGACTCCTTGGAGATGG aggaCACTGGGGCAATGATCATAACTTTCGTGGCAAATGGAACACATCGACCAGAGTACGCTGGCTTCAGACTTCGTTATCAAATGGTGCCCTGCG TTCGTCGTCGCCATAACCTCGACACCGACTCAGCTACAAGAATGCCCGTTCAAGCTTTGTTCTTCCAAGCACCAACCACGAGCCTGCCGCACGTATCAGCTTATTCCGCCAGCGACGGTCTCGCAAGCACGCCAAGCGGCGATGTTCAACAGGAATTTCCTTCGATTCCGGAGCCTGAAGTCTACACTGAATCCGGCTACTTTCCCGAGCCCGATGGCCATATCCCCAGTGGCCAGGTCGTTCTCTATCACAAGGGTGTGTACAAGGACCTCGTCATGAAGATTGTGAGAAACCTCGTCTCGGTTGGCCGGAAGTGA